The segment TGCCGccggtgagcacctccctcttcctcccctcctttCCCTCTCCTCGAAGGCGTACCTGGGCCCCTCCTTgacgccggccgccgccgttccCCGTCGCCGGCCTCCGCTGCCCGTCGCCGAGCCGAAGCCGCCCTCtctccggccgccgccgcccccggctGGTGCCCTGCCGCCGCCCTCCGCCGgcacggccgccgccaccggcgccccgtcgccggcctccgccggcccccgccgctgcgccgccgtcgcccctctctctccctcccttccgTTCTCTCTCTGCCAAGCCGAGCCGGCCGcctctctctactctctctctctctctctctctctctctctctctctctctctctctctctctctctctctctctctctctctcttatatcCTTTCCCCCTGTGTGGCTGTCATGTGGGTCCGGTTGGAGCCGAGCCGCGAGCAGCCGAGCCCACCGACAGCAACTGAGCCGAGTCTGAGCCGAGCCGACCCCAGAGCCGAGCCGCGAGCCCGAGTCCAGTCCGAGCCGACTCAGCCGAATATTCCGGGAATATTcccccctttttcctttttctgaatttttctcccGGCAAACcttccgaagcccgtttctcctccgtcctaactccgttttcatcgattcttccaccgatattcatctaaattcgagatctatccaatcatatcaatttcataatttttgtaaattgtttggtcattattttaattgtttgattgattgtgcctttgtcgttgttgcaactattagaggaaggagcattcgaggacGACCCCGAGGACTCAGAGTTTGAAGGAGCAagcgaggacttcaacgaaggcaagtcctacaaccgttgaccatgttgatcctatgtttttttaAACACAACCCAtagagccattgtttcaaataATAGGAGTATGCATGTTTAGATTAATAGTTATGATtcttaaagaaatgctagaatagttatgacccagcttgtttatcccatGCCTTGTCTTGTTACCATTATTCTGTTAAAACCCTAGAAgattcccaacatcaactataatgattgtttggaagattgcttgtttactagtatgcttaggattgctttgctcaaaagaaagaactagattatttacatgtgataatcatgctttacaaaatgaatggtgtgtgtttggtgcttggtgcgtgtaaaacttgtgttcttgggaaaactctagagtagtgttgacgagggtgagtaaggtgcccTACAAAGGTGGGAGccaccttggagcaaggttcgcctttgtggtgttcttgttGGGAGACTCTTACCTcggtcatataaggaccggttcgctgtgacatctcacctagtatcctctcgtacaaccacatggcctgtatgggcaggacttgacctaacccctctgacttagtgcagtacccacccggaggtcggtagtggcaatggggaccaggagaagacttgggtagtgtgtagcctaaggtccggctggtgatattgttgaggctaagtcaagccttgggattgctaagtgatctttcccgtaattcttctaaagcccctggtatcttagtgcaccatgggtggatattgtggcttcgttgtgaggtcgttacgtctcgttatgacggttacaccagttgctaaggtgggagcctgtgcatatcttgtgggtaaagtgtacaacctctgcagagtgttaaacctatccggatagctgtgtcctcggtcaaggacatgatatgctttggtcacaatgattagctttttggCGTGAGTAACTCCTTGGCGTGTGAGTGggctgtgtgcccgtgttttctaaaagaatggttttggctttgtgccctaagcctcctggactgtgtgtccgctgGCAAAGTTCTGTGggctgtgtgcccgtgttttctaaAAGAttggttttggctttgtgccctaagcctcctggactgtgtgttCACTGGCAAAGtcttgtgggaactggcgggacGGGTATACCTCCCCCAGGGCCGCcaacccccataagctcaacttatgtatttctcttgaaagtgtttttattaaaagttggtctttgcaaaatgaaccctgcatcaataaaactagctttccgcaaaacctaaaagactctacagccttatccttgaactacccttaagcatctaatttctccccttgaggtaggacttgctgagtaccttatgtacttatacttgctaattgtggatccagatgatccagaggctgaCTTCGCCGAAGAAGGAGATAAAGATTAGAGAAgccggtttcgtctgcactcaagctgcctgtagggcttgggtcgcttttgtgtgtttccgctgtgttttgagGGTTTGTAAGATTATGCCTTCGGGTTTCTATTGTAATGATCTCTGCATTGTGctttattatcgtatttattcgATGTATGACTATGATGTCTATTTCTGTTGGAGttcgtgcgtaccagctactgatctagggactggtatgagctacacgaggtgaccccaaaggaggggtccgacacCACACTTTATTTGATATATTGTTGCGCTAAACTATACCTCCATCATATAGGATGGTCCTAACAGCCTAAGTCTAAATAGCTATACTCTCAATCAAACGGCAGGCTATGAGATGTAATTTTGTGCAATAAAATGTCAACTAATGTATGTTTGTTGCAATAGAAAACAAAAGCATAGTCTCGACTCTCGAGTGTAATTTTACGAAATTTACTCTTCTCTTCACAGCACCCATAcaccatacatacatacaatttAGATAGGACaacataaattaaaaaaacaaacataatACTCAAGGTACAAGCcacataaattaaaaaaataaacataatacTCAAGGTACAAGCCACagttttttcttctaaattACTAGCTAGATGATCATAACATGATTAACCTATGGAGaacctcctcctcttgggcttGCCCACATGATGATCATGCATCGTATTCCTGTGGCGTCCATCGGCGATGCTGGACGTGTCCTTGGCCCACCCGCCTTTGAACGGGTTCAGCCGGCTCAACGTTCGCGACACCGACCCCAAGAAGCTCGCCTTCTTCGCCGGCGACGCCCTCGACCCGCTCCCCTTGCTGTGCTGCATCCCCGACACGTACGCCCGCATCCGGGCCAGCTCCGACCGCAGCGCCTCGTTCTCCTGGGCCAGCGACGCGTCCGCTCTCGCCTGCGCGCGAGCCTTCCCGGCGGCCGACTGCCTGTCCCACTCCCACCCGCCGTCGTCGGCGCCGGCTTCGCTGCGGAGCTCGAGCTGGTCGTAGTAGAGCGCGCTGAGCGCGGCCTGGAGCGGGAGCCGCTTGTTCTGCGACGCGTGGAGGCGCCCCTGGTACGACAGCTTCAGCGGGTCCATCACGCTGCACACCTTCTCCCGCTCGATCTCGTCCAGCGCCGGGTGCGTCTTGAGGTAGATGTCCACGGCGCGGTACAGGCAGTCGTGCGACGCCCGCGCGCCCTTGGGCACCGCGCCGGCCACGGCCACGAACTTGGAGATCGGCAGCGCCTCCTCCGTCGCTaactccgccgccacctcgtcCACCGTCTTCGCCACCTTCTCCAGCGCGACCGAACCGAGCTCTGCCCCGGACAGAGACGCTCTCCGGCTCCGGCCGTTCGCGCCGCCCTCCGACGCCGCTTGTCTCTCGACGAAGGCGGCGATGACGCGCCGGACGGTGTCGGTGTTTGTGACGCGGTCTCCGGCGCCGTCGAGCGCGACGGCCAGCAGGTCCCCTGCGGTGGCCTGGTCGAGCACCGCCGCGACGCGGAGCTCCAGGTCGCGGCATGTCTTGGCGGAGGCTTCGGTGCTCACTGCGGCGTGGAGGAGGCGGCAGAGGAAAGCGGCCGGGAGTGGCGCGTCGGTGGCGGAAGGGAGCACGGTCACGACGGACTCGAGAAGCGCGCGGCTTTCCCTGTCTCGGGGGTCGGCGAGGACTTCGGCCAGCACGAGCTCCGCGTAGGCGGTGGCCGCGGTGGCAAGCACCTCCGGGTCGGCGCGGCGGCAGCGCAGCGCGGTGACGACCTTTTGGAAGGACGCCGGCGAGAGGGACGCGAGCTCAGCCACCCACCACCCCGGCGGGGACCTCGTCGGGAACAACACCTCGTTGCAAATCTTGAGCGCGACGGCGTCAGAGGAACGCCGCACGATGCCGAGCTCCTCCGCGGCCGGGAGGAGGCCCTCGCAGGAGCGCAGCACGGCCACGGCGCTCGGCAGCGTGCGCAGCCCGGTCTGCGCGAGGAACTCCTCCACGCGACGCGCCAGGCCGCCGTCAGCGGGCTGCTGCATGTCGAGGAACGCGGCGGCGCAGCGGAGCCCGGCCGCGTTGGGCGCGGTTATCTCGAATTTGGCGCCGTAGCAGTACCGCGCGGCCTTCTCGAACGCGTCGGCGCCGCCCGGCAGCGCGGAGAGGTCGAGCTCGACGGTGGCCGGTGGATCTTTCCTCGCCGCGGCGACGGCCCTGCTGATGTAACCGCACTTGGGCACCATGACCGCCTGATTGTACAAGAGAAGCGCGTGAACATCATCAGCCTCTGATCGTGTCAATTCTTACGTTGTTGATCTTTCACCCCCCAAAAAAcagagcttttttttttaaaaaaaaataagaattgCTCGAGAAAAAAACGGAGAAGATCAACTGAACCCTGTGAAATCCACGCGATGAGGATGATCTGAAATCGGATTTGAACACTACTCCTACCTTGTGGAGAGGGAAGACGGAGTCGCCGATCCGGATGGTCAGGTCGGTGGGGATCTCCGTCGAGGACACCCTGCATGGAATATGGATGCAACAGAGAAACAGGAGCATCAGCACGCGTACACCATTGAAGCTGAGCTCGCACACGGGCAATCGAACTGCGAGCGTACCACTGGCAGATCCTCTCCATCTCCATGGAAGCAGGGAAGCGTGAGCTGTTGCCGCTGGAGGCCTGCATGggctcttctcttctcttctcttgtcTTCTCTTCGGGAGGCAGTCCTTCGATCCATGCCCTCCGATATATAGAGATTGCATTCCGTATAGGCTCTTGAGCTCGACagtttttattcttatttttgggttttggtttttgttttctAG is part of the Phragmites australis chromosome 12, lpPhrAust1.1, whole genome shotgun sequence genome and harbors:
- the LOC133887267 gene encoding root phototropism protein 2-like; the protein is MQSLYIGGHGSKDCLPKRRQEKRREEPMQASSGNSSRFPASMEMERICQWVSSTEIPTDLTIRIGDSVFPLHKAVMVPKCGYISRAVAAARKDPPATVELDLSALPGGADAFEKAARYCYGAKFEITAPNAAGLRCAAAFLDMQQPADGGLARRVEEFLAQTGLRTLPSAVAVLRSCEGLLPAAEELGIVRRSSDAVALKICNEVLFPTRSPPGWWVAELASLSPASFQKVVTALRCRRADPEVLATAATAYAELVLAEVLADPRDRESRALLESVVTVLPSATDAPLPAAFLCRLLHAAVSTEASAKTCRDLELRVAAVLDQATAGDLLAVALDGAGDRVTNTDTVRRVIAAFVERQAASEGGANGRSRRASLSGAELGSVALEKVAKTVDEVAAELATEEALPISKFVAVAGAVPKGARASHDCLYRAVDIYLKTHPALDEIEREKVCSVMDPLKLSYQGRLHASQNKRLPLQAALSALYYDQLELRSEAGADDGGWEWDRQSAAGKARAQARADASLAQENEALRSELARMRAYVSGMQHSKGSGSRASPAKKASFLGSVSRTLSRLNPFKGGWAKDTSSIADGRHRNTMHDHHVGKPKRRRFSIG